One Myotis daubentonii chromosome 3, mMyoDau2.1, whole genome shotgun sequence genomic window carries:
- the TMEM59 gene encoding transmembrane protein 59 isoform X1 has translation MAVPRGSLRVRAQLGLPPLLLLTVALAGGSGTASAEAFDSVLGDTASCHRACQLTYPLHTYPKEEELYACQRGCRLFSICQFVDDGIDLNRTKLECESACTEAYSQSDEQYACHLGCQNQLPFAELRQEQLMSLMPKMHLLFPLTLVRSFWSGMMDSAQSFITSSWTFYLQADDGKLVIFQSKPEIQYASQLEQEPTNLKESSLSKMSYLQMRSSQAHRNFLEDGESDGFLRCLSLNSGWILTTTLVLSVMVLLWICCATVATAVEQYVPSEKLSIYGDLEFVNEQKLNRYPASSLVVVRSQVEDHEEAGPLPTKVNLAHSEI, from the exons ATGGCGGTGCCGAGAGGGAGCCTCCGGGTCAGGGCCCAGCTGGGGCttccgccgctgctgctgctgaccGTGGCCCTGGCCGGAGGCTCGGGGACCGCCTCGGCCGAAGCGTTTGACTCGGTGTTGGGGGATACGGCGTCTTGCCACCGGGCCTGTCAGTTGACCTACCCCTTGCACACCTACCCCAAG GAAGAGGAGTTGTACGCATGTCAGAGAGGTTGCAGGCTGTTTTCAATTTGTCAGTTTGTGGATGATGGAATTGATTTAAATCGGACCAAATTGGAATGCGAATCTG CATGTACAGAAGCATATTCCCAATCTGATGAGCAATATGCTTGCCATCTTGGTTGCCAGAATCAGCTGCCATTTGCTGAATTGAGACAAGAACAA ctcatgtcTCTGATGCCAAAAATGCATCTACTCTTCCCTCTAACTCTGGTACGGTCATTCTGGAGTGGCATGATGGACTCTGCACAGAGCTTCATAACCTCTTCATGGACTTTTTATCTTCAAGCTGATGATGGAAAATTAGTTATATTCCAG TCTAAGCCAGAAATCCAGTATGCATCACAGTTGGAACAGGAGCCTACAAATTTGAAAGAATCATCGCTAAGCAAAATGTCCT ATCTACAAATGAGAAGTTCACAAGCACACAGGAACTTTCTTGAAGATGGAGAAAGTGATGGCTTTTTAAGATGCCTCTCTCT taacTCTGGGTGGATTTTAACCACAACTCTTGTCCTCTCGGTGATGGTATTGCTCTGGATTTGTTGTGCAACTGTTGCTACAGCTGTGGAGCAGTATGTTCCCTCTGAG AAGCTGAGTATCTATGGCGACTTGGAATTTGTGAATGAACAAAAACTAAACAGATATCCAGCTTCTTCTCTTGTGGTTGTTAGATCTCAAGTGGAAGATCATGAGGAAGCAGGGCCTCTACCCACGAAAGTGAATCTTGCTCATTCAGaaatttaa
- the TMEM59 gene encoding transmembrane protein 59 isoform X2: MSLMPKMHLLFPLTLVRSFWSGMMDSAQSFITSSWTFYLQADDGKLVIFQSKPEIQYASQLEQEPTNLKESSLSKMSYLQMRSSQAHRNFLEDGESDGFLRCLSLNSGWILTTTLVLSVMVLLWICCATVATAVEQYVPSEKLSIYGDLEFVNEQKLNRYPASSLVVVRSQVEDHEEAGPLPTKVNLAHSEI; the protein is encoded by the exons atgtcTCTGATGCCAAAAATGCATCTACTCTTCCCTCTAACTCTGGTACGGTCATTCTGGAGTGGCATGATGGACTCTGCACAGAGCTTCATAACCTCTTCATGGACTTTTTATCTTCAAGCTGATGATGGAAAATTAGTTATATTCCAG TCTAAGCCAGAAATCCAGTATGCATCACAGTTGGAACAGGAGCCTACAAATTTGAAAGAATCATCGCTAAGCAAAATGTCCT ATCTACAAATGAGAAGTTCACAAGCACACAGGAACTTTCTTGAAGATGGAGAAAGTGATGGCTTTTTAAGATGCCTCTCTCT taacTCTGGGTGGATTTTAACCACAACTCTTGTCCTCTCGGTGATGGTATTGCTCTGGATTTGTTGTGCAACTGTTGCTACAGCTGTGGAGCAGTATGTTCCCTCTGAG AAGCTGAGTATCTATGGCGACTTGGAATTTGTGAATGAACAAAAACTAAACAGATATCCAGCTTCTTCTCTTGTGGTTGTTAGATCTCAAGTGGAAGATCATGAGGAAGCAGGGCCTCTACCCACGAAAGTGAATCTTGCTCATTCAGaaatttaa
- the LDLRAD1 gene encoding low-density lipoprotein receptor class A domain-containing protein 1, with the protein MNKVFPQGDINGNAAAGTKVLPGEAGCTAPCCSGRGACLSAFVLLLLAAVAALIALVVILGSPPRTPGAQACVTLTNRTGFLCHDRRSCISASGVCDGVRTCPHGEDEEEALCRDVPQSLPGFLVAHCGNPASWIYSDQKCDGTNNCGDCSDELSPVTACPPCGPGWWRCPSTVFKYCDCIPRSLCRDRVQHCSDWSDEYSCPGP; encoded by the exons ATGAACAAGGTCTTCCCCCAG GGGGACATCAATGGCAATGCTGCTGCTGGGACCAAAGTCCTCCCGGGAGAAG CAGGCTGCACCGCACCCTGCTGCTCCGGCCGAGGGGCCTGCCTCTCAGCCTTCGTGCTGCTCCTGCTGGCAGCTGTCGCGGCCCTCATCGCCCTGGTCGTCATCCTTGGATCCCCACCACGTACACCAG ggGCCCAGGCCTGCGTGACGCTGACGAACAGGACCGGCTTCCTGTGCCATGACCGGAGGAGCTGCATCTCGGCCAGCGGGGTCTGTGACGGCGTCCGCACCTGTCCCCACGgcgaggacgaggaggaggccTTGTGCC GAGATGTGCCCCAGAGTCTGCCCGGCTTCCTTGTGGCCCATTGTGGAAACCCAGCTTCCTGGATCTACTCAGACCAAAAGTGTGATGGAACCAACAACTGTGGGGACTGCTCGGATGAACTGAGCCCAG TGACTGCATGCCCGCCCTGCGGCCCTGGGTGGTGGCGCTGCCCCTCCACTGTCTTCAAGTATTGCGACTGTATCCCGAGGAGCCTCTGCCGGGACCGTGTGCAGCACTGCTCCGACTGGTCTGACGAGTACTCCTGTCCTGGGCCCTGA